In Acidimicrobiales bacterium, a single window of DNA contains:
- a CDS encoding phosphatase PAP2 family protein produces MNPGTRRLRWWKEVLAIVAFDLVYEWTSSKAAGAHAVAGTHASQIVHAERSLGIFGEHAIQQWFLPHRLLIEASDLFYSTVHFVLPVVTLVWLFRRFPERYIRWRNALAWMTGLGLVGFIAFPLLPPRFLPSSFGFVDTLNVIGGIGSWDSALMKDAGNLYAAMPSLHIAWALWCVFALVPVVRRRWIKALLILHPFVTLFTIIVTANHYFLDAAGGVVVFTLGVAITQLPRPAFTVSPIAALSGVLPHPAWLQVPAGWLRAADSWLTSAPGRIVSLVDPLRVSGLRRRPPTSGAVPGVPSSGAEPGATGAPTAPPAADGDDSPTEVGVSA; encoded by the coding sequence GTGAACCCGGGGACGCGGCGGCTGCGGTGGTGGAAGGAAGTGCTCGCCATCGTGGCGTTCGACCTCGTCTACGAGTGGACGAGCAGCAAGGCGGCCGGGGCCCACGCCGTGGCCGGCACCCACGCCAGCCAGATCGTCCACGCGGAGCGGTCCCTCGGCATCTTTGGCGAGCACGCCATTCAGCAGTGGTTCCTGCCGCATCGGCTCCTGATCGAGGCGTCCGACCTCTTCTACTCAACGGTGCACTTCGTGCTCCCGGTGGTCACCCTCGTGTGGCTGTTCCGCCGATTCCCCGAGCGCTACATCCGGTGGCGCAACGCCCTGGCCTGGATGACCGGCCTTGGCCTCGTCGGCTTCATCGCGTTCCCTCTGCTGCCGCCGCGCTTCTTGCCGTCGAGCTTCGGTTTCGTGGACACCCTGAACGTGATCGGAGGGATCGGCAGCTGGGACTCGGCCCTCATGAAGGACGCCGGCAACCTCTACGCCGCCATGCCCAGCCTCCACATCGCCTGGGCCCTCTGGTGCGTCTTCGCCCTGGTCCCTGTCGTCCGCCGTCGCTGGATCAAGGCCCTGCTGATCCTCCACCCCTTCGTCACCCTGTTCACGATCATCGTCACCGCCAACCACTACTTCCTCGACGCCGCCGGGGGAGTGGTCGTGTTCACCCTCGGGGTGGCCATCACCCAACTCCCCCGTCCCGCCTTCACGGTCTCGCCGATCGCCGCCCTCAGCGGCGTGCTTCCGCACCCGGCCTGGCTGCAGGTGCCGGCCGGATGGCTCCGGGCAGCCGACTCATGGCTCACGAGCGCTCCTGGTCGAATCGTGTCACTCGTCGACCCGCTTCGCGTGAGCGGTCTTCGCCGTCGCCCGCCGACCTCCGGGGCCGTGCCGGGAGTCCCGTCGTCGGGCGCCGAGCCGGGGGCCACGGGCGCGCCCACCGCACCACCAGCTGCGGACGGCGACGACAGCCCCACCGAGGTCGGCGTCAGCGCCTGA